One window of the Eucalyptus grandis isolate ANBG69807.140 chromosome 8, ASM1654582v1, whole genome shotgun sequence genome contains the following:
- the LOC104414805 gene encoding protein ACCELERATED CELL DEATH 6 isoform X1, whose product MSWLCYKSWREGTIFIFKSLKMDRHRVSITMEDNEMWEQRMARLKALEGLNRPHSPAEVKWRVSPRLQAAAKEGDVDNFIEALEKYSAEEGVPLSEIIDIQGPSGNSLLHVAAGIENCDILRALLEVIRDKGRATEANFRGDTALHVAARAGRIHTARLLLDCDGIVDMANDAGNTALHEAVRNGHYELTRMLLNRGSNLVYKENRERKCPLYLAVETGDLRSLVLLMEAVDGEKVSSLEGMSPVHGAVMHQTIEMLKEMLKRKKELFFLSDAGGGTPLHLAAYVNYVDGVKFLVNEFTSSAIEYDKEGYLPIHIASKMGHLETIKDLLQHWPDPEELLNFKEGQNILHVAAKYGRASVVKYILSNPELEKLINVKDKLGNTPLHLATLQWQPEVLLSLTRDNRVNLKLVNNSNLTALDIVDEQLKKIDAPLHQSLTRTILLSAGAPRSKDKAICQPKGLGPGSDLEPPDLDRLKDEANSRMVVATLIATMTFAAGFSIPGGYNNSEPDAGIATLLNKPMYDVFVICNTVAMFSSIISVVILLWRQINDSHAVLHALGKARQPLLIALATMSVAFMAGVYVTVSKRTWIAVVTLIIGIIALFVILSLYMALFVPLGYKCRLVQLLADYILRAGISISRSVTVERAAWQPEYPLGSLKRHAGSLEIDTATSTNAIDGKS is encoded by the exons TAAATCTTGGAGAGAAGGGACGATATTCATATTTAAGAGTCTAAAGATGGATCGCCATCGCGTGAGTATAACTATGGAGGATAATGAAATGTGGGAGCAGAGAATGGCCAGATTGAAAGCGCTGGAAGGTTTAAACAGACCACACAGCCCAGCAGAGGTCAAATGGCGTGTAAGTCCGCGGCTACAAGCCGCCGCGAAAGAAGGCGACGTTGACAACTTCATCGAAGCCCTCGAAAAGTATTCCGCAGAAGAGGGAGTCCCTTTGTCCGAGATCATAGACATACAGGGCCCTTCTGGGAACTCGTTGCTCCACGTCGCAGCGGGCATCGAGAATTGCGACATCCTTCGAGCCCTCCTCGAGGTCATCCGCGACAAGGGGCGCGCCACTGAGGCGAATTTCCGAGGGGACACCGCGCTCCACGTCGCAGCGAGAGCCGGAAGGATCCACACGGCCAGACTCCTCCTTGACTGCGATGGGATCGTAGACATGGCGAATGACGCGGGCAACACAGCGCTGCACGAGGCTGTGAGGAACGGTCACTACGAATTGACTCGTATGCTCTTGAATCGAGGGTCAAATTTGGTTTATAAGGAGAACAGAGAGCGTAAGTGCCCGCTGTACTTGGCAGTCGAGACGGGAGACTTGAGGAGTCTTGTGCTTTTGATGGAAGCAGTGGATGGGGAGAAAGTCTCTTCATTGGAAGGCATGTCGCCGGTCCACGGAGCCGTGATGCACCAAACGATAG AAATGCTAAAAGAGATGTTAAAGCGGAAGAAAGAGTTATTTTTTCTAAGTGATGCTGGAGGTGGTACTCCGCTCCATCTAGCAGCATATGTGAATTATGTCGATGGAGTCAAATTCTTGGTCAATGAATTCACTTCAAGTGCCATTGAATATGACAAAGAGGGCTATCTTCCGATCCACATTGCATCCAAAATGGGTCATCTCGAAACAATTAAGGATTTGCTTCAACATTGGCCAGATCCAGAAGAGCTGCTAAATTTTAAGGAAGGGCAAAATATACTTCATGTTGCAGCAAAGTATGGAAGGGCCTCTGTAGTGAAGTACATACTCAGTAATCCTGAGCTTGAGAAGCTCATAAATGTGAAAGACAAGTTAGGAAATACGCCTCTACATTTGGCCACATTACAATGGCAACCCGAGGTTCTATTGTCTCTCACTCGGGACAATAGGGTCAATCTTAAGCTTGTAAACAACAGCAACTTGACGGCTCTTGACATTGTAGATGAGCAACTGAAAAAAATAGATGCTCCACTTCACCAG AGCTTAACACGAACAATCTTATTATCTGCTGGAGCACCCAGAAGCAAAGACAAAGCAATTTGCCAACCAAAAGGCCTAGGCCCGGGGAGCGATTTGGAGCCTCCAGATTTGGATAGACTTAAGGACGAGGCCAATTCCCGTATGGTTGTGGCAACTCTCATTGCTACTATGACATTTGCTGCTGGCTTTTCTATTCCTGGAGGATATAACAACTCTGAACCAGATGCGGGAATTGCTACACTATTGAACAAACCCATGTATGACGTCTTCGTGATTTGCAACACTGTCGCCATGTTCAGCTCAATAATTTCAGTTGTGATCCTTCTATGGAGACAGATTAATGATTCACATGCTGTGCTTCATGCCCTTGGAAAGGCAAGGCAACCACTGCTTATAGCTCTTGCCACAATGTCTGTGGCCTTTATGGCAGGGGTCTACGTGACCGTAAGCAAACGCACTTGGATCGCCGTTGTTACTTTGATCATTGGAATCATTGCTCTCTTCGTTATCTTGAGTCTTTACATGGCCTTGTTTGTTCCGCTTGGGTACAAATGCCGTCTTGTCCAGCTGTTGGCCGACTACATCCTTAGAGCTGGTATATCAATTTCAAGAAGTGTGACTGTAGAAAGGGCTGCGTGGCAGCCTGAGTATCCTCTTGGATCCCTCAAGCGTCATGCTGGGTCTCTAGAAATTGATACGGCGACATCAACAAATGCCATCGATGGAAAATCATGA
- the LOC104414805 gene encoding protein ACCELERATED CELL DEATH 6 isoform X3, protein MSWLCYKSWREGTIFIFKSLKMDRHRVSITMEDNEMWEQRMARLKALEGLNRPHSPAEVKWRVSPRLQAAAKEGDVDNFIEALEKYSAEEGVPLSEIIDIQGPSGNSLLHVAAGIENCDILRALLEVIRDKGRATEANFRGDTALHVAARAGRIHTARLLLDCDGIVDMANDAGNTALHEAVRNGHYELTRMLLNRGSNLVYKENRERKCPLYLAVETGDLRSLVLLMEAVDGEKVSSLEGMSPVHGAVMHQTIDPEELLNFKEGQNILHVAAKYGRASVVKYILSNPELEKLINVKDKLGNTPLHLATLQWQPEVLLSLTRDNRVNLKLVNNSNLTALDIVDEQLKKIDAPLHQSLTRTILLSAGAPRSKDKAICQPKGLGPGSDLEPPDLDRLKDEANSRMVVATLIATMTFAAGFSIPGGYNNSEPDAGIATLLNKPMYDVFVICNTVAMFSSIISVVILLWRQINDSHAVLHALGKARQPLLIALATMSVAFMAGVYVTVSKRTWIAVVTLIIGIIALFVILSLYMALFVPLGYKCRLVQLLADYILRAGISISRSVTVERAAWQPEYPLGSLKRHAGSLEIDTATSTNAIDGKS, encoded by the exons TAAATCTTGGAGAGAAGGGACGATATTCATATTTAAGAGTCTAAAGATGGATCGCCATCGCGTGAGTATAACTATGGAGGATAATGAAATGTGGGAGCAGAGAATGGCCAGATTGAAAGCGCTGGAAGGTTTAAACAGACCACACAGCCCAGCAGAGGTCAAATGGCGTGTAAGTCCGCGGCTACAAGCCGCCGCGAAAGAAGGCGACGTTGACAACTTCATCGAAGCCCTCGAAAAGTATTCCGCAGAAGAGGGAGTCCCTTTGTCCGAGATCATAGACATACAGGGCCCTTCTGGGAACTCGTTGCTCCACGTCGCAGCGGGCATCGAGAATTGCGACATCCTTCGAGCCCTCCTCGAGGTCATCCGCGACAAGGGGCGCGCCACTGAGGCGAATTTCCGAGGGGACACCGCGCTCCACGTCGCAGCGAGAGCCGGAAGGATCCACACGGCCAGACTCCTCCTTGACTGCGATGGGATCGTAGACATGGCGAATGACGCGGGCAACACAGCGCTGCACGAGGCTGTGAGGAACGGTCACTACGAATTGACTCGTATGCTCTTGAATCGAGGGTCAAATTTGGTTTATAAGGAGAACAGAGAGCGTAAGTGCCCGCTGTACTTGGCAGTCGAGACGGGAGACTTGAGGAGTCTTGTGCTTTTGATGGAAGCAGTGGATGGGGAGAAAGTCTCTTCATTGGAAGGCATGTCGCCGGTCCACGGAGCCGTGATGCACCAAACGATAG ATCCAGAAGAGCTGCTAAATTTTAAGGAAGGGCAAAATATACTTCATGTTGCAGCAAAGTATGGAAGGGCCTCTGTAGTGAAGTACATACTCAGTAATCCTGAGCTTGAGAAGCTCATAAATGTGAAAGACAAGTTAGGAAATACGCCTCTACATTTGGCCACATTACAATGGCAACCCGAGGTTCTATTGTCTCTCACTCGGGACAATAGGGTCAATCTTAAGCTTGTAAACAACAGCAACTTGACGGCTCTTGACATTGTAGATGAGCAACTGAAAAAAATAGATGCTCCACTTCACCAG AGCTTAACACGAACAATCTTATTATCTGCTGGAGCACCCAGAAGCAAAGACAAAGCAATTTGCCAACCAAAAGGCCTAGGCCCGGGGAGCGATTTGGAGCCTCCAGATTTGGATAGACTTAAGGACGAGGCCAATTCCCGTATGGTTGTGGCAACTCTCATTGCTACTATGACATTTGCTGCTGGCTTTTCTATTCCTGGAGGATATAACAACTCTGAACCAGATGCGGGAATTGCTACACTATTGAACAAACCCATGTATGACGTCTTCGTGATTTGCAACACTGTCGCCATGTTCAGCTCAATAATTTCAGTTGTGATCCTTCTATGGAGACAGATTAATGATTCACATGCTGTGCTTCATGCCCTTGGAAAGGCAAGGCAACCACTGCTTATAGCTCTTGCCACAATGTCTGTGGCCTTTATGGCAGGGGTCTACGTGACCGTAAGCAAACGCACTTGGATCGCCGTTGTTACTTTGATCATTGGAATCATTGCTCTCTTCGTTATCTTGAGTCTTTACATGGCCTTGTTTGTTCCGCTTGGGTACAAATGCCGTCTTGTCCAGCTGTTGGCCGACTACATCCTTAGAGCTGGTATATCAATTTCAAGAAGTGTGACTGTAGAAAGGGCTGCGTGGCAGCCTGAGTATCCTCTTGGATCCCTCAAGCGTCATGCTGGGTCTCTAGAAATTGATACGGCGACATCAACAAATGCCATCGATGGAAAATCATGA
- the LOC104414805 gene encoding protein ACCELERATED CELL DEATH 6 isoform X2, with protein MSWLCYKSWREGTIFIFKSLKMDRHRVSITMEDNEMWEQRMARLKALEGLNRPHSPAEVKWRVSPRLQAAAKEGDVDNFIEALEKYSAEEGVPLSEIIDIQGPSGNSLLHVAAGIENCDILRALLEVIRDKGRATEANFRGDTALHVAARAGRIHTARLLLDCDGIVDMANDAGNTALHEAVRNGHYELTRMLLNRGSNLVYKENRERKCPLYLAVETGDLRSLVLLMEAVDGEKVSSLEGMSPVHGAVMHQTIEGYLPIHIASKMGHLETIKDLLQHWPDPEELLNFKEGQNILHVAAKYGRASVVKYILSNPELEKLINVKDKLGNTPLHLATLQWQPEVLLSLTRDNRVNLKLVNNSNLTALDIVDEQLKKIDAPLHQSLTRTILLSAGAPRSKDKAICQPKGLGPGSDLEPPDLDRLKDEANSRMVVATLIATMTFAAGFSIPGGYNNSEPDAGIATLLNKPMYDVFVICNTVAMFSSIISVVILLWRQINDSHAVLHALGKARQPLLIALATMSVAFMAGVYVTVSKRTWIAVVTLIIGIIALFVILSLYMALFVPLGYKCRLVQLLADYILRAGISISRSVTVERAAWQPEYPLGSLKRHAGSLEIDTATSTNAIDGKS; from the exons TAAATCTTGGAGAGAAGGGACGATATTCATATTTAAGAGTCTAAAGATGGATCGCCATCGCGTGAGTATAACTATGGAGGATAATGAAATGTGGGAGCAGAGAATGGCCAGATTGAAAGCGCTGGAAGGTTTAAACAGACCACACAGCCCAGCAGAGGTCAAATGGCGTGTAAGTCCGCGGCTACAAGCCGCCGCGAAAGAAGGCGACGTTGACAACTTCATCGAAGCCCTCGAAAAGTATTCCGCAGAAGAGGGAGTCCCTTTGTCCGAGATCATAGACATACAGGGCCCTTCTGGGAACTCGTTGCTCCACGTCGCAGCGGGCATCGAGAATTGCGACATCCTTCGAGCCCTCCTCGAGGTCATCCGCGACAAGGGGCGCGCCACTGAGGCGAATTTCCGAGGGGACACCGCGCTCCACGTCGCAGCGAGAGCCGGAAGGATCCACACGGCCAGACTCCTCCTTGACTGCGATGGGATCGTAGACATGGCGAATGACGCGGGCAACACAGCGCTGCACGAGGCTGTGAGGAACGGTCACTACGAATTGACTCGTATGCTCTTGAATCGAGGGTCAAATTTGGTTTATAAGGAGAACAGAGAGCGTAAGTGCCCGCTGTACTTGGCAGTCGAGACGGGAGACTTGAGGAGTCTTGTGCTTTTGATGGAAGCAGTGGATGGGGAGAAAGTCTCTTCATTGGAAGGCATGTCGCCGGTCCACGGAGCCGTGATGCACCAAACGATAG AGGGCTATCTTCCGATCCACATTGCATCCAAAATGGGTCATCTCGAAACAATTAAGGATTTGCTTCAACATTGGCCAGATCCAGAAGAGCTGCTAAATTTTAAGGAAGGGCAAAATATACTTCATGTTGCAGCAAAGTATGGAAGGGCCTCTGTAGTGAAGTACATACTCAGTAATCCTGAGCTTGAGAAGCTCATAAATGTGAAAGACAAGTTAGGAAATACGCCTCTACATTTGGCCACATTACAATGGCAACCCGAGGTTCTATTGTCTCTCACTCGGGACAATAGGGTCAATCTTAAGCTTGTAAACAACAGCAACTTGACGGCTCTTGACATTGTAGATGAGCAACTGAAAAAAATAGATGCTCCACTTCACCAG AGCTTAACACGAACAATCTTATTATCTGCTGGAGCACCCAGAAGCAAAGACAAAGCAATTTGCCAACCAAAAGGCCTAGGCCCGGGGAGCGATTTGGAGCCTCCAGATTTGGATAGACTTAAGGACGAGGCCAATTCCCGTATGGTTGTGGCAACTCTCATTGCTACTATGACATTTGCTGCTGGCTTTTCTATTCCTGGAGGATATAACAACTCTGAACCAGATGCGGGAATTGCTACACTATTGAACAAACCCATGTATGACGTCTTCGTGATTTGCAACACTGTCGCCATGTTCAGCTCAATAATTTCAGTTGTGATCCTTCTATGGAGACAGATTAATGATTCACATGCTGTGCTTCATGCCCTTGGAAAGGCAAGGCAACCACTGCTTATAGCTCTTGCCACAATGTCTGTGGCCTTTATGGCAGGGGTCTACGTGACCGTAAGCAAACGCACTTGGATCGCCGTTGTTACTTTGATCATTGGAATCATTGCTCTCTTCGTTATCTTGAGTCTTTACATGGCCTTGTTTGTTCCGCTTGGGTACAAATGCCGTCTTGTCCAGCTGTTGGCCGACTACATCCTTAGAGCTGGTATATCAATTTCAAGAAGTGTGACTGTAGAAAGGGCTGCGTGGCAGCCTGAGTATCCTCTTGGATCCCTCAAGCGTCATGCTGGGTCTCTAGAAATTGATACGGCGACATCAACAAATGCCATCGATGGAAAATCATGA